A genomic stretch from Chromatiales bacterium includes:
- a CDS encoding cytochrome c5 family protein, translated as MKDNEFVNYFMAILGVLVAVAAIILVLANSLADSQQTMDMAMLERTKERIAPIGQVNIGSVPAQKASMSATAGKTDAVAFSAEGVYQAVCHACHGTGVLESPRLDDTEAWKTRMAKGIDNVYQMAINGIGNMPPKGGRTDLSDANFKQIIDYMLKQAGVSP; from the coding sequence ATGAAAGACAATGAGTTTGTAAACTATTTTATGGCGATACTGGGTGTTCTAGTCGCAGTTGCTGCCATTATATTGGTGTTGGCTAATAGCTTAGCGGATAGTCAACAAACGATGGATATGGCAATGCTTGAACGTACTAAGGAGCGTATCGCGCCTATAGGTCAAGTCAATATAGGAAGTGTCCCCGCGCAAAAAGCATCTATGTCGGCCACTGCTGGCAAGACGGATGCGGTAGCATTTAGTGCAGAAGGTGTTTATCAAGCGGTCTGCCATGCTTGCCATGGCACCGGCGTGTTGGAGTCACCGCGTCTAGACGATACCGAAGCATGGAAAACACGCATGGCAAAAGGCATAGACAATGTATACCAGATGGCAATAAACGGGATCGGCAATATGCCACCTAAAGGTGGGCGAACTGATCTATCAGATGCCAACTTCAAGCAGATCATCGACTATATGTTAAAGCAAGCGGGAGTTTCTCCGTGA
- a CDS encoding YifB family Mg chelatase-like AAA ATPase encodes MRLATVHSRTCRGMEAIAVTVEVFISSGVPRMHIVGLPETAVKESQHRVRAALSHNQFKFPQQRVTVNLSPADLPKEGGRFDLPIALGILAASGQLEHERLAKYEFLSELSLSGDLLSVKGVIPAILAAIEANRRLVIPQANAKEAGLILSARRQAKIYSAKHLVEVYRWLSGQHQPNLVPMLKTTVADCQSEDMSEVRAQGQAVRALEIAASGRHHCLMLGSPGSGKTMLARRFPTILPPMNKDEAIETATILSLATEVLSDKDFYTRPFRAPHHSASSAALLGGGTHPQPGEISKAHNGVLFLDELTEFNRQAIDGLREPIETGVINLARVASSVTYPACFQLIAAMNPCPDGSDVDEFGRCTCSEQRLIHYYRRLSSPMLDRIDLHIRVPRIQWTKRDNIEHRGETSAVIKARVLTAWHKQLNRQGKNNALLETKEIERFCKLAQSEQKLLARVVDKMELSARAYYRILRVARTIADLAAADTIEECHLLEAVAYRSLDKLLRV; translated from the coding sequence ATGCGTCTTGCAACCGTGCATAGCAGAACTTGTCGTGGGATGGAAGCTATTGCAGTTACTGTAGAAGTATTTATTTCTTCGGGAGTGCCGCGTATGCATATAGTCGGGTTGCCTGAGACTGCGGTTAAAGAAAGTCAACATCGGGTACGAGCGGCGTTGTCGCATAATCAATTTAAGTTTCCTCAGCAACGTGTGACAGTCAATTTATCTCCCGCCGATTTACCCAAAGAGGGAGGTCGTTTTGATTTGCCTATTGCCTTAGGGATATTAGCTGCCAGCGGTCAATTAGAACACGAGCGATTAGCAAAATACGAGTTTTTATCCGAACTCAGTTTAAGCGGTGATCTTTTGTCGGTGAAAGGTGTCATTCCGGCTATACTCGCAGCAATAGAAGCAAACCGTCGTTTGGTTATTCCGCAGGCAAACGCAAAAGAAGCCGGCTTGATTTTGTCAGCTCGTCGCCAGGCCAAAATTTATAGTGCCAAGCATTTAGTTGAGGTTTATCGTTGGCTGAGCGGACAACACCAACCCAATCTCGTACCTATGTTGAAAACTACTGTCGCCGACTGCCAAAGCGAAGATATGTCCGAGGTTCGCGCACAAGGTCAGGCCGTGCGTGCGCTTGAAATTGCGGCAAGCGGTCGCCATCATTGTCTGATGTTGGGTTCTCCCGGTAGCGGCAAAACGATGCTAGCGCGCCGCTTTCCAACAATTTTACCACCGATGAATAAAGACGAAGCGATAGAAACCGCAACGATACTATCGTTGGCAACTGAGGTGTTAAGTGACAAAGATTTCTACACGCGACCGTTTCGAGCCCCGCACCATAGTGCGTCGTCAGCAGCGCTGTTAGGTGGCGGCACACATCCCCAGCCTGGCGAGATATCCAAGGCACACAACGGTGTTCTCTTTTTAGACGAATTAACTGAGTTTAACCGTCAAGCTATAGACGGATTGCGCGAGCCCATAGAAACAGGTGTGATTAATTTGGCACGAGTAGCTTCAAGCGTTACTTATCCAGCATGTTTTCAATTAATTGCAGCGATGAATCCTTGTCCTGATGGTTCTGATGTTGATGAATTCGGCAGATGCACCTGTAGCGAACAAAGATTAATACATTATTATCGTAGGCTTTCATCGCCGATGCTAGATCGCATAGACTTGCATATACGCGTGCCGCGTATTCAATGGACTAAGCGGGATAATATAGAGCACCGCGGTGAAACCAGTGCGGTTATAAAAGCACGCGTACTAACCGCCTGGCATAAGCAGTTAAATAGACAAGGCAAAAACAACGCACTACTAGAAACCAAAGAGATAGAGCGTTTTTGTAAACTCGCACAATCCGAACAGAAATTACTAGCCCGCGTTGTAGACAAAATGGAACTATCGGCGCGGGCTTATTACCGCATCCTCAGAGTGGCTAGAACGATTGCCGATTTAGCGGCTGCCGATACGATAGAAGAGTGCCACTTGCTAGAAGCAGTCGCTTACAGATCTCTAGATAAATTACTACGAGTTTGA
- a CDS encoding accessory factor UbiK family protein has translation MKKGEINQLVQEIVKELPPFVGAARQEVEQGIRLGLEALIKKMNLVSREEYDAQVALLHRLLKQVDDLEKRLAEAEKQ, from the coding sequence ATGAAAAAAGGAGAAATTAATCAACTGGTTCAAGAAATCGTAAAAGAACTACCGCCTTTTGTTGGTGCCGCTCGTCAAGAGGTCGAGCAAGGCATACGACTAGGACTGGAAGCACTGATTAAAAAGATGAATCTAGTGAGTCGTGAAGAATACGACGCACAAGTCGCACTGTTGCATCGCCTATTAAAGCAAGTTGACGATCTAGAAAAACGCCTAGCCGAAGCCGAGAAGCAGTAG